The window CGCGGGCCTTGAGCCCCGCCTGGACGGCGGCGCCCAGGGCCACGGCCTGATCCGGGTCGACGGCGTTGGAGGGGAAGCGGCCGAACATCCGGGTCAGGGACCTGCGCACGACCGGCATCCGCGTGGCCCCGCCGACCATGACGATTTCCTGCAGGCCGTCGGCGCGCAGGCCGGCGTCGCGCAGCGCCCGCAGGACAGGATCACGCAGCCGGGTCAGCAGGCCTGAGCACATCTCCTCGAAGGCGTCGGCGGTGAAGCCGTGTTCGAAGCTCTCGTCCTTCCAGGTCACGGCCATCGAGGCGGCTGCGCCGTCGGTCAGGGCGCGGCGAGCCCGCTCGGCGGCGGCGCGGATGCGTTCGCGCAGATGCGGATCGGCCCGCTGCGCGGGCGACAGGCGGTCGCCCATGGCCTTGCCGAAGGCCTCGATCAGCACCTGGTTGAAATCCTCGCCGCCCAGCCGGTTGTCGCCGGTCGAGGCGCGGACCTCGATGACGCCCTCGAAGATCTCCAGCACCGAAACGTCGAAGGTGCCGCCGCCCAGGTCGAAGACCAGGAAGCGGCTTTCGTCGTCCAGTTCGTGAATGCCATAGGCCAGGGCCGCGGCGGTCGGCTCGTTCAGCAGGCGCTCGACCTTGAGCCCGGCCAGTTCGCCGGCGCGGCGTGTGGCCTTGCGTTGCTTGTCGTTGAAATAGGCAGGGACGGTGATGACCGCCTCGGTCACCGGCTGGCCCAGATGGGCGGCGGCGTCGTCGGCCAGGCGGCGCAGGACCAGGGCGGACAGCTCCTCGGGCAGGAAGGTGCGCTTGCCCAGCTTGGTCGGGCGGCTGGCGCCCATGTAACGCTTGAAGGCCGTGGCGGTGAGGTCGGGGTGAGTGGACTGGCGCTCACGCGCGGCCAGACCGACCAGGACCTCGCCGGTCGTCTCGTCCAGGCTGACGGCGGAGGGGGTCAGCAGGTGACCCAGGCTGTTGGGGATCAGCTCCGCCTTGCCGTCGCGCCAGACGCCCACGGCGCTGTTGGTCGTTCCCAGGTCGATGCCGATGATCACGCTAAGCCCCCTTGCCGCGACGCTTGTCTGTAGCGGGGCGGTCCGGCGGGCGGCAAGTCGAAGTTCGACGTTCGGCGAAATTGGTTTGAAAGGAAACTGTCCGGTTGGTATGTAAGGCGTCATGGACGCTCAGACTCGCCGCCGCGCGCCGGAAGCCACCCGCGCCGAGATCATCGACATGGCCATCGAGGCCGCCGCCGAAGAGGGGGCGACCGGGCTGAAGTTGGACGCGGTGGTGGCGCGTCTGCCGTTCAGCAAGGGCGCCCTGCTGCATCACTTTCCGACCAAGCTGGCCTTGCTGGAGGGCGTGATCGACCATCTGGCGAACGAGATGACGGCGGCCATACTGGCCGAGGCGGCCCGCGACCCCAATCCCTATGGCCGCAATGCGCGGGCCTATCTGCGGGCGACCGTCAACGAGCCGGTGACGGAGCGCGACGTCAGCATCGGCCGGGCGGCCCTGGTGGCCTGTGCGGTGGAGCCGAGCCTGATCGCGCGCTGGCGGGCGGCGATGCGGACCCTGGCCGAGGACGATCCCATCGATCCGGCGGGCAAGGACGACGCCCTGATGCTGCGGCTGATCGCCGACGGCCTGTGGATGAGCGACCTGTTCGGCACCCACGAGGTCTCGCCTGAGCAACGTCGGGCGCTGCTGTCGCTGCTGACGCCCGGCAGCATCCTGACCGAGGCGCACGGTTTCTGATGAACCCGATCACCTGGGCGGCCCTGTTGGGCGCCATCGGCTTTGAAGTGCTGGGCACCACCCTGTTGCAGCAGTCGGAGCAGTTCACCCGGCCCTGGCCGACGGCGGGACTGGCGGTCTGTTACGGTCTGGCCTTCTACCTGCTGACCATCGCCCTGAAGCAGATGCCGGTGGGGCTGGCCTACGCCATCTGGAGCGGGCTGGGGGTGGTGCTGATCTCGGTCATCGGCATGTTCCTGTTCAAGCAGAAGCTGGACCTGCCGGCCGTGATCGGTCTGGTGATGATCGTCGGCGGGGTGGTGGTGATCAACCTGTTCTCGAAGAGCGTGACGCACTGACCTCCCTCCCCACGAAGGGGAGGGAGGTCATGTCTCAAGCTTCGATTTCGCTTGGATCGATCTTGTAGACGGTCGAGCAATATTCGCACGTTGCGTGGATCATGCCGTCGTCCTCGACCATGGCGGCGCGGTCTTCGGGCGGGAAGGACTGCATCACTGTGACCAGCCGCTCCTTGGAACAGCGGCAGACGGCGGCCAGGGGCCGGGCGCCTTCCAGCCGCACGCCGTCCTCGTGGAACAGGCGGAACAGCAGGGTTTCGGCGCTGATCGTGGGGTCGATCAACTCGTCGTCGCCCAGGGTGGCGAACAGGGCGCGGGTGCGTTCCCACACTTCTTCGGTCGAACCGCGAGCCTCGTCGCCGGCGATGACCTGAATCATGGCTCCGCCTGCTCGCCAGAACGTTCCGGCGTCGGTCGTGACCTGACCCACGGCCAGACGCACCTTGGTCGGCACCTGCTCGGACTGGGTGAAGTAGTGCTCGGCGCACAGTGACAGGCTCTCGCCCTCGATCGGGGTGATGCCCTGGGTGCGCTCAAAGTCCTCGCCACGGTCGATCGTCATGATGAAGACGCCCTTGCCCAGCAGGGTCTGCGCGCCCGGGCGCACGAAGCCCTCGGAGGCCTTGGCGACTTCTTCGGGATCGAAGCGGCAGAAGCCGCGCAGGGTCCCGGCGGTGTCATAGTCGGCGACGACATAGCGCACCGGGCCGTCGCCCTGGGCCTGAACGATCAGGCGGCCCTCGAACTTCAGCGCCGAGCCGACGATGGCGGCCAGGACGCAGGCCTCGCCCAGCAGGGCGGCGACGGGTTCGGGGTAGTCGTGGGCCGACAGGATCTTGTCCACGACCTCGCCCAGCCGCACCAGGCGGCCGCGCACGGGCCAGCCTTCGATCTGGAAGGCGGCGGCGAGGTTGTCGGTCGGGGGCTCGATGGGGTGTGCGGCGGGCGCGTGATCGGTCACGGCGAAGGTCCTGAATAAGGCGAAACTGTCGGAAGCGGCGCAACATAGGGAGCCGCAGCGTGCTTGGTAAGGGGCGGGCACGCCGTCGGATTTCTCGTCCACGCGACTTGCAGCTTGGCTGTTTCCGACGGAACCTCTTCCGGCCCGGTTCGCTCCTGTCCTGACGACAGTGGTTTCAAAAAGAGGTTGCCCATGGTTCGACAGTTCAACGCCGTGGACGAGGTCCGCAAGCATCCCGGCATCGCCGCTGGCGTGGTCGCCGTTCTGGCGGGCGTCGGTCTGGCGGCTCTGCTGCTGAACCAGCGCAGCGGCCCCACACGGTATGAGCGTAT of the Brevundimonas pondensis genome contains:
- a CDS encoding Hsp70 family protein; translated protein: MIIGIDLGTTNSAVGVWRDGKAELIPNSLGHLLTPSAVSLDETTGEVLVGLAARERQSTHPDLTATAFKRYMGASRPTKLGKRTFLPEELSALVLRRLADDAAAHLGQPVTEAVITVPAYFNDKQRKATRRAGELAGLKVERLLNEPTAAALAYGIHELDDESRFLVFDLGGGTFDVSVLEIFEGVIEVRASTGDNRLGGEDFNQVLIEAFGKAMGDRLSPAQRADPHLRERIRAAAERARRALTDGAAASMAVTWKDESFEHGFTADAFEEMCSGLLTRLRDPVLRALRDAGLRADGLQEIVMVGGATRMPVVRRSLTRMFGRFPSNAVDPDQAVALGAAVQAGLKARDTALKEVVLTDVCPYSLGVEISERGPGGMVRHGVFSPIIERNTVIPASRIQVYSTMEANQRQVKLPIYQGESRAVIDNIRLGELDVAVPAAPAGEIAIEVRFSYDINGLLEVDVHVPKTGERRELVIADEDVMSGPDFQKRREALAALKHHPRDADVNRAVLARAARCYEDSLGDQRHFIGQHLDRFTFILERQDPREIEHGRAELTQVLDQFEGATWL
- a CDS encoding Hsp33 family molecular chaperone — translated: MTDHAPAAHPIEPPTDNLAAAFQIEGWPVRGRLVRLGEVVDKILSAHDYPEPVAALLGEACVLAAIVGSALKFEGRLIVQAQGDGPVRYVVADYDTAGTLRGFCRFDPEEVAKASEGFVRPGAQTLLGKGVFIMTIDRGEDFERTQGITPIEGESLSLCAEHYFTQSEQVPTKVRLAVGQVTTDAGTFWRAGGAMIQVIAGDEARGSTEEVWERTRALFATLGDDELIDPTISAETLLFRLFHEDGVRLEGARPLAAVCRCSKERLVTVMQSFPPEDRAAMVEDDGMIHATCEYCSTVYKIDPSEIEA
- a CDS encoding TetR/AcrR family transcriptional regulator, yielding MDAQTRRRAPEATRAEIIDMAIEAAAEEGATGLKLDAVVARLPFSKGALLHHFPTKLALLEGVIDHLANEMTAAILAEAARDPNPYGRNARAYLRATVNEPVTERDVSIGRAALVACAVEPSLIARWRAAMRTLAEDDPIDPAGKDDALMLRLIADGLWMSDLFGTHEVSPEQRRALLSLLTPGSILTEAHGF
- a CDS encoding DMT family transporter, whose protein sequence is MNPITWAALLGAIGFEVLGTTLLQQSEQFTRPWPTAGLAVCYGLAFYLLTIALKQMPVGLAYAIWSGLGVVLISVIGMFLFKQKLDLPAVIGLVMIVGGVVVINLFSKSVTH